The following are encoded in a window of Thunnus albacares chromosome 9, fThuAlb1.1, whole genome shotgun sequence genomic DNA:
- the matk gene encoding megakaryocyte-associated tyrosine-protein kinase: MSWAAGTQCVAKGDHRKPKPGELAYHKGDILTIVGTSMKKGYYEARHNTTGEEGLVNATNVREREALRVDPSLSLMPWFHGKISGPEAVSKLQPAEDGLFLVRESIRHPGDYVLCVSVSREVIHYRVIYQDNKLTIDNVEYFYNLIDMIEFYSKNKGSIATTLLKPKQKHGTKSAELELSKAGWLLDITKLKLGENIGEGEFGAVYEGDYMGQRVAVKIIKCDVTAQAFLQETTVMTKLQHKNLVRLFGVILHKGLHIVTELMTKGNLVNFLRTRGRSVLNSVQLLRFALDVCEGMEYLESKKLVHRDLAARNILISDDSVAKVSDFGLTKDLKMSDNAKLPVKWTAPEALKKEKFSTKSDVWSYGVLLWEIFSYGRQPYPKMSLQEVKEKVEVGYRMEAPEDCPAGVYSLMRICWEQEPRKRPPFHKLREKLERETGKHSPGLRIRPGY, encoded by the exons ATGAGCTGGGCTGCTGGTACACAGTGTGTCGCCAAGGGAGACCACAGGAAGCCCAAACCTGGGGAACTGGCGTACCACAAAGGAGACATCCTCACTATTGTTGGCACGAGCATG AAGAAAGGATACTACGAGGCCAGACACAACACCACAGGAGAAGAAGGACTCGTTAACGCCACTAATGTGCGTGAGAGAGAAGCTCTGCGTGTGGATCCCAGCCTCAGCCTCATGCC CTGGTTTCATGGTAAGATCTCCGGCCCAGAGGCAGTGTCTAAGCTGCAGCCGGCCGAGGATGGACTGTTCCTGGTGCGAGAGTCCATCCGCCATCCTGGTGACTACGTCCTGTGCGTCAGTGTCTCCAGAGAGGTCATCCACTACCGAGTGATTTATCAGGACAACAAGCTGACCATCGACAACGTGGAGTATTTCTACAACCTTATTGACATGATAGAG TTCTATTCAAAGAACAAAGGCTCCATTGCTACAACTCTTCTGAAacccaaacaaaaacatggaaCCAAGTCAGCTGAGTTGGAGCTGTCTAAAG ctgGATGGTTGCTGGACATCACGAAGCTCAAACTAGGAGAGAATATTGGAGAAGGGGAGTTTGGTG CTGTTTATGAAGGGGACTATATGGGCCAGAGGGTGGCAGTAAAGATCATTAaatgtgatgtcacagctcAGGCCTTCCTGCAGGAGACCACCGTAATGAC GAAGCTCCAGCATAAAAACCTGGTGCGATTGTTTGGGGTCATCCTTCACAAAGGGCTTCACATCGTCACAGAGCTCATGACTAAG ggaAACCTTGTGAACTTTCTCAGGACAAGAGGACGTTCAGTTTTAAACTCTGTCCAGCTGCTTCGCTTTGCACT TGATGTGTGTGAGGGGATGGAGTACCTGGAGTCTAAGAAGCTGGTTCACAGAGACTTGGCAGCTCGTAACATCCTCATCTCTGACGACAGTGTGGCCAAGGTCAGCGACTTTGGCCTGACGAAGGACTTGAAGATGTCAGATAACGCCAAACTGCCGGTAAAATGGACCGCCCCCGAAGCTCTAAAGAAAGAG AAATTCTCCACCAAGTCAGATGTTTGGAGTTACGGTGTTCTTCTGTGGGAGATCTTCTCTTATGGTCGTCAACCCTACCCTAAGATG TCTCTTcaggaggtgaaggagaaaGTGGAGGTGGGCTATCGCATGGAGGCTCCAGAGGACTGTCCTGCTGGCGTTTATTCCCTGATGAGGATTTGCTGGGAGCAGGAGCCACGCAAAAGGCCTCCTTTCCACAAACTGAGGGAGAAACTCGAACGAGAGACGGGTAAACACAGCCCGGGCCTCAGGATCAGGCCTGGATACTGA